In Lentisphaera araneosa HTCC2155, the genomic window GCCTACCAAAGTGTTGATGAGCTCAAAAGTGACATGGACAATTTTATTCAGACTCGTATGGCACCCAAGAAAAGACTTGGCCTCTTTAGAGCTGCCATATCATTTTATTATGAATATGAAAATTTCTGTTTCCCCTTCATGCTCTTAGTTGTAGGACTTGTGGGCTATTCTAGCTATTCTTACAAAAAACTCTATGAAGCAAAAATAGTGCTAGATAAATCGTCAGCAGAAACAAAAGCAGAAAATAAGCACTTAAATAAAGTTCTAAAATATCAGATCAAGGCTAATGACAAGTACCTTCTCAAAGAACTTAAAACGGCGAAAGCCCTCATGGCTTTCCCTCATTATAGCAAATCTCCAAAGGCCGCCACACAGCAAGCTTTAGAGATTTATTTAAGTCAAAAAGACCTCAAAAAGTATCATAAAGAAATGTTCATGATACTCCTAATTCAACAAGATTTTAAAGCTATCTTTAAACATAAAATAAAAGTCCCTGGAGGACTCATGAGGCTTGCAAAAATGTCCTCCAATAAAGCAAAAGACGAAAACGGGATTCTGAAAAATGAAAAAGATTTCGTCAACATTCTTCATACAGCCAACAATTTACCTTTTGAACGACAAGAGTTTAAAGAGCAGTATATCGAAAGAGCCATCTTGTATAAAAACGAAATTGAACAAGAAACTGAAATATCTCCAATGGTTCTTAAGCAGTTAATTAGAGTGTGGAATCCAGACTGGTTGCTCAAAGATTTTTATTTTAATGCGAAACATAAAAGTCTGCGCCTCAAAGGCGCTTCGCTCACAAACCTTGTCGTTGACTCTCCAAACTCTATGGGCCAACCCTTCTTAAATTTCCTCAAATTCAATAATCTCGACATGAGACAAGCCGGCATAGAATCTTTAGATCAATTGGATGGTCAAATCATCAAAAGATTAGATATAAGAGAGACAGCAATTAAAGACTTCCCCATTCATGAAAACGCCCTCAAAGTCGAAACTCTTGTGATTACTCCAGGGCAATTTACTCAAGGGGCTTTAAAGCAAGTGCCTTCCACAGTAAATGTCATTCAAAAAAAACAATAAAGCCAGCTGTTAATCTCGAGTCATTTGAATATTAAGGATATTATTTTTAATCTCCTCCTCTTAGCTTATACTTAAGGGAAAATTTGGAGATTAACATGAAGCCCACCCTCATCATTGGCGCCAGTCCCCGTAGCTCGAGCTATGCCAACATGGCCATGCATGCTTTGAAAGAAGCAGGCCACAAAACCCTACTCTATAATCCCACTGGTCGCAAAGTTGATGATCGCGAGGTCTACACGACGATCAATGAAATTGATCAAGAAATTCATACTATCACGCTCTATGTTCGCCCCAGTCGCTTAGCTCCCATTGTCGAAGAACTCATTGCCCTCAATGCCGAACGCATCATTTTCAATCCTGGAACCGAAGATCCCGCAATCATTCAGGCTTTTCAAGATGCGGGCCTACAAGCCCTCGAAGCCTGTACACTCGTCATGCTACGAACTCAGCAATACTAAGAGTGTATGATAGCATTTTAAAATGCAGGCCGTAGGCCGACCTGCAGTGAGCGAAGCGAACGATCTGACAACTTTCTTCTCCCACACGCTGAAGAGGCTGTGTGAAAAACAAGCGCCGTACTCTATTCCAGCTAAATTTTGTAGAGCACATTAATTGTGCTCTACATTTATCAAAAATGATCTCCAAATCGTAGCTAATGTATTTATTATGCTTTGATAAGGCCATTAATTTGCAATATGT contains:
- a CDS encoding protein kinase, coding for MSSDNNTSAFKTIKNESELNLWKKNNLNSAQEDARYSDLSLLSSNESRNTYSAYDKKFNRSVTLIEALPDTQNEIDFINEILFSSSFDHPSIIKLLDFGVWKENTPYYTIQQGDFQPLNEYIDKTDDSEIKKLTLFSKVCDALSYAHSRQITHQKLDLENILLGPNDELLLEGWKMGENIDTKSCDDLANDDENIDQEANEKTSQDEESNKDESSKDEESKADEPSSTDSSLDIKPDLAALGLILKKLYTKTPEDDLPETISDVISQSASTEADQAYQSVDELKSDMDNFIQTRMAPKKRLGLFRAAISFYYEYENFCFPFMLLVVGLVGYSSYSYKKLYEAKIVLDKSSAETKAENKHLNKVLKYQIKANDKYLLKELKTAKALMAFPHYSKSPKAATQQALEIYLSQKDLKKYHKEMFMILLIQQDFKAIFKHKIKVPGGLMRLAKMSSNKAKDENGILKNEKDFVNILHTANNLPFERQEFKEQYIERAILYKNEIEQETEISPMVLKQLIRVWNPDWLLKDFYFNAKHKSLRLKGASLTNLVVDSPNSMGQPFLNFLKFNNLDMRQAGIESLDQLDGQIIKRLDIRETAIKDFPIHENALKVETLVITPGQFTQGALKQVPSTVNVIQKKQ
- a CDS encoding CoA-binding protein, producing the protein MKPTLIIGASPRSSSYANMAMHALKEAGHKTLLYNPTGRKVDDREVYTTINEIDQEIHTITLYVRPSRLAPIVEELIALNAERIIFNPGTEDPAIIQAFQDAGLQALEACTLVMLRTQQY